Proteins encoded within one genomic window of Legionella sp. PC997:
- a CDS encoding beta-ketoacyl synthase N-terminal-like domain-containing protein, protein MNETTTLKKSLLMIQKLKKLLQEQNDKLFDPVAIIGMSCRLPEANNPQEFWELLCQSKNIISPIPEERWELLQGTREVIQRDPNLPYWGGYLRQIEAFDAYFFGISPREAMRMDPQQRILLEVAYESLEDAGLTVDALAGSNMGVFSSLYASQFSHLQKLDSDMDALFIPTGSAISMAANRLSYLFDLRGPSLVLDTACSSSLIAIQLACLNLQAKLCDTALVSAVNINLLPSIHSVLAKATMLSPSGQCHTFDAKADGYVQGEGAGSIVLKPLAKALQDKDRIYAVITGSAMNQDGKTNGLTAPNGLQQEQLLRSAYRMAKTDPAHVSYVECHGTGTFLGDPIEIQALGEVLGKNRAVENPCWIGSVKTNVGHLEPAAGIVSVIKVALALKNRLIPPHLNFANANPHIPFDRYSLSIPCKAEPLPRYGEVSIAGVSGFGFGGANAHLVLRESSVEEQPTCTNTLTKDKELFTLSTKEPAALTDLIDRWCGYLKNHPETNLAQLCYNLHIRRSHFTQRLVIITDSIADLYQKLAQLCKNPVAPIEGVFINNEPKKSNYSTPISEFSDMDEITLAKNYVEQVPIDWKKYEERRVYAPLDMPFYPWQRKIYWPSLDQGFNEKNTAYPMRGKSLSSPLSARQFEFVFDTKVMPEVQDTFYVLHAGYYLEMLAYAAKQLQQHISFKVQNLNYLSPILVLDEKTVVVHLIIEPNEKSDNSSFRFYSNDGKENWIEHATGTLVLNTTHSYKKIETKTELMQRLPVCGTMELFYNRITSMGMPAGNTIRWAHQYWTNSDELFCELREPKPAERGKQFVTQMHPGIIDACIQTLFLLLPQQFSKPYIASHMGTLEFYGSLEDQKYVYTQLKELHPKGEYIIADWYLLDKDHCLIAACHDLRMTVLNDTIQINQIMEIQSEFQLDLSLPYEQCKKELIQYLTKQFALIFSMPEIDISPLQSLHELGMDSLMALAVIRVIETSIGINYSLPLIMQGPSISEIAEYVLASQWIGSKEETTESQPPFDNAWIAYRKIQTNAQVRLFCFPYGGGGASIYREWQQEFPDFIEVCPIQLPGRENRLEEQPLDNLHTLVSLLAHQLKPQLSLPFAFFGHSFGSLIGFELSRYLRRHHLAQPAHLFASAYPDPRIPSKSLDNLLNKLQQMNINLFDLNSERISALDDAQLTALSIVFKENGIVDYSDERMNKSIIKVLLPIFIGDMNIVKSYSYRNEAPLTLGTTVFLGKKDTWVSPEDHLGWAEHSLGGCEFQQFDSGHLFIREKEIRTQVIQKITAKLLHFNTAESEV, encoded by the coding sequence ATGAATGAGACAACGACTTTAAAAAAATCATTATTAATGATCCAAAAGCTCAAAAAGCTTTTGCAAGAACAAAACGACAAATTATTTGATCCAGTTGCAATTATTGGCATGAGTTGTCGTTTACCTGAAGCCAATAATCCCCAAGAGTTTTGGGAGTTATTATGTCAGAGCAAAAACATTATTTCGCCAATTCCAGAGGAACGTTGGGAGCTTTTACAAGGCACCCGAGAAGTCATTCAGCGTGATCCTAATTTGCCTTATTGGGGAGGGTATCTGCGTCAAATTGAAGCATTTGACGCTTATTTCTTCGGTATTAGTCCTCGTGAAGCAATGCGGATGGATCCACAACAACGTATCTTATTGGAAGTAGCCTATGAATCCCTGGAAGATGCAGGTTTAACGGTTGATGCCTTAGCAGGCTCCAATATGGGTGTTTTCTCCAGTTTATATGCAAGTCAGTTTAGCCATCTGCAAAAATTAGACTCAGATATGGATGCTTTGTTTATTCCAACTGGAAGCGCCATCAGCATGGCAGCCAATCGTTTATCCTATTTGTTCGATTTACGCGGACCAAGCTTAGTATTAGATACTGCATGTTCTTCTTCGCTTATTGCCATTCAATTAGCTTGCTTAAACTTACAAGCCAAGCTTTGTGATACTGCATTAGTCAGTGCTGTAAATATCAATTTATTACCGTCGATCCATTCTGTTTTGGCTAAAGCGACCATGCTTTCTCCTTCCGGGCAATGCCATACCTTTGATGCCAAGGCGGATGGTTATGTCCAAGGAGAAGGCGCAGGCTCTATTGTTTTAAAGCCGCTTGCCAAAGCATTACAGGATAAAGATAGGATCTATGCAGTAATCACTGGGAGCGCGATGAATCAAGATGGTAAAACGAATGGTTTAACCGCACCGAATGGTTTACAACAAGAACAATTATTGCGATCTGCTTATCGAATGGCGAAAACAGATCCAGCTCATGTTTCCTATGTTGAATGCCATGGAACAGGTACATTTCTGGGAGATCCAATTGAAATTCAAGCATTAGGCGAAGTACTTGGTAAAAATCGTGCGGTTGAAAACCCCTGTTGGATTGGCTCAGTAAAAACCAATGTAGGGCATTTGGAACCTGCCGCAGGAATTGTGAGCGTCATTAAAGTAGCTTTAGCTCTAAAAAATCGTTTAATTCCACCTCATCTTAACTTTGCTAATGCGAACCCACATATCCCATTTGACCGCTATTCTTTGAGTATTCCCTGTAAAGCAGAACCATTACCCAGATACGGGGAGGTCAGTATTGCTGGGGTAAGTGGTTTTGGTTTCGGTGGTGCTAATGCGCATCTGGTGTTACGTGAATCTTCTGTTGAAGAACAACCCACGTGTACCAACACTCTTACTAAGGATAAAGAGTTATTTACGCTTTCAACAAAAGAACCTGCTGCATTAACCGATTTAATCGACCGCTGGTGTGGATATTTAAAAAATCATCCCGAAACCAATTTGGCACAGCTTTGTTATAACCTCCATATCAGACGCTCTCACTTTACTCAACGCTTGGTAATAATTACTGATTCAATTGCTGATCTTTATCAAAAATTAGCTCAATTATGCAAAAATCCGGTTGCGCCTATTGAGGGGGTTTTTATTAATAACGAACCAAAGAAATCCAATTATTCCACTCCAATATCTGAATTTTCCGACATGGATGAAATCACTTTAGCAAAAAACTATGTTGAACAAGTACCCATCGATTGGAAAAAATATGAAGAGAGACGGGTTTATGCGCCTTTAGATATGCCGTTTTATCCATGGCAACGCAAAATTTACTGGCCCAGCCTAGACCAAGGTTTCAATGAAAAAAATACTGCCTATCCAATGCGTGGCAAATCTCTTTCCTCTCCTTTATCAGCACGACAATTTGAATTTGTGTTTGATACTAAAGTAATGCCTGAAGTACAAGATACCTTTTATGTTTTGCATGCCGGCTATTATCTGGAAATGTTAGCGTATGCAGCAAAACAATTGCAGCAACACATTTCGTTTAAGGTTCAAAACCTAAATTATTTATCACCCATATTGGTCTTAGATGAAAAAACGGTTGTAGTACATCTCATCATAGAACCCAATGAAAAAAGCGACAATTCATCATTTCGCTTTTATAGCAATGATGGCAAAGAAAACTGGATAGAGCATGCAACCGGTACGTTAGTCCTAAATACCACCCATTCTTACAAAAAAATTGAAACCAAAACCGAACTCATGCAACGACTTCCGGTCTGTGGAACTATGGAACTGTTTTATAACCGAATAACAAGCATGGGCATGCCTGCCGGTAATACGATTCGTTGGGCCCATCAATACTGGACGAATAGTGATGAACTATTTTGTGAGTTACGCGAGCCTAAACCCGCAGAACGTGGGAAACAATTTGTAACGCAAATGCACCCCGGAATTATTGATGCCTGCATTCAGACACTCTTTTTATTGCTGCCGCAGCAATTCTCCAAACCCTATATTGCATCCCATATGGGGACTCTTGAATTTTATGGTTCCCTGGAGGACCAAAAATATGTATACACCCAATTAAAAGAGCTGCATCCAAAAGGAGAATACATCATTGCAGATTGGTACTTATTGGATAAAGACCACTGCTTGATTGCCGCCTGCCATGATCTACGTATGACAGTCCTCAATGATACCATTCAAATCAATCAAATCATGGAAATTCAATCCGAATTCCAGCTGGACTTATCCCTGCCCTATGAACAATGTAAAAAAGAATTGATCCAGTACTTAACAAAGCAATTTGCCTTGATTTTTTCAATGCCTGAAATTGACATTAGTCCCTTGCAGTCTTTACATGAATTAGGAATGGACTCGCTAATGGCTTTGGCGGTGATTCGCGTCATAGAAACAAGCATTGGGATCAACTATTCTTTACCATTGATAATGCAAGGCCCTTCCATAAGCGAGATTGCTGAGTATGTATTAGCGAGTCAGTGGATAGGTTCCAAAGAAGAAACTACTGAATCTCAACCCCCTTTTGATAACGCCTGGATTGCCTATCGAAAAATACAAACAAATGCACAAGTACGCTTATTTTGTTTTCCTTATGGTGGAGGTGGTGCTTCAATTTATCGCGAATGGCAACAGGAATTCCCTGATTTCATAGAAGTATGTCCAATCCAATTGCCAGGCAGAGAAAATCGATTGGAAGAGCAACCACTTGATAATCTCCATACCTTGGTTTCTTTGTTAGCCCATCAGCTCAAACCTCAACTTAGTTTACCCTTTGCTTTTTTTGGCCATAGTTTTGGTTCACTGATTGGATTTGAACTAAGTCGATATTTACGTCGTCATCATCTCGCTCAACCTGCGCATCTTTTTGCATCGGCTTATCCAGATCCACGCATCCCCTCCAAAAGTCTGGATAATCTGCTCAATAAACTGCAACAAATGAACATTAATTTATTTGATTTAAACTCAGAACGAATCAGCGCCTTAGATGATGCACAATTAACCGCCTTATCCATAGTGTTTAAGGAAAATGGTATTGTTGATTACAGCGATGAGCGAATGAATAAGAGTATTATTAAAGTGTTATTACCCATTTTTATCGGCGATATGAACATTGTGAAAAGTTATTCTTACCGTAATGAAGCACCCTTAACCTTAGGGACTACGGTATTCTTAGGTAAAAAGGACACTTGGGTCTCTCCTGAAGACCATTTAGGGTGGGCGGAGCATTCATTAGGAGGTTGTGAGTTTCAACAATTTGATAGCGGACATTTGTTTATTAGAGAAAAAGAAATAAGAACACAAGTAATTCAAAAAATTACAGCAAAGCTTCTGCATTTTAATACGGCTGAATCTGAGGTCTAA
- a CDS encoding peptidoglycan-binding protein yields the protein MKKITNYDQFKNILPYSSEMFGVYQPLIGWKSKRILKRIEKFAQLQNEFLLDQLTKHFVSETSIADVDLRSCLLENPHFDLGEFSPSGKLFNQRSILLQELRRRLQKKIVKNVDEWRQFIADNDLKRILHEHVFNHYKEEFHDKCERVGTLRSNPGETNDGQFQRVMQRKEDLYQQLVTQLKIESIIARVIMELVNNQSVAPLNKIFYSNAKYNSKEAFWAIVKNYSEDYKDPYLTFDPKKDIDNVSLSPLGIVHLFRQYFFEFDTFLGSPTGHVWLAPGSTVELIEISTRKTITEKTYETEYESITKTEKSTTDQDEISEAVKQENKNDLKLGFSTTVNQSWGTGSASATGSLNMDRTQQTARETTHIKMREQTQKLSSEIRENFKSTFKTITEEMNTSSKRYVLSNNTPDLINYELRRKMRQVGVQVQDIGSFLCWETFVDEPGEDLGLSTLVHIAKPADLIPKPVITETVPPPDTSTNFTAQAVWDFGDNRKNNKDFPELGFVPLTTFPVPPPPDGFELQKSNYPDRYINIKYVSHSGEDSENAIWAFNGKFTPDFSQIEIGVITAPDGLEWDERIDFVVGGTLHYTTSAAKLAEIAASNASKKAAAVDIDIANAEKTRQAFLAAAKERIEMASNITKRKYEDLREEERIIVYRRLIKSLMTDIHYQVKTEPKTLHVLSELINSIFDVNKMLYFVAPEWWKPRKKFSQYLGVGDFQSLTADSVNWSDNVAREDNYLITDKSQPAPMGSSLGWLLQLDGDNLRNAFLNAPWVKAVIPIRPGKERAAINWLKNVNVEGADGLDAAYAAPQSELDEIKAKLLAIDPADEVGSHTQVTINDAIRFLCTQVAQKHEESNKTDHYPKGAEIHDDDKVSATPIDKVYEYGFYPLQGSFRYDPGNPDPNNPDRNFQVFDQWIEILPTDQVVPVKVTYNPLTGRQEPPV from the coding sequence ATGAAAAAAATAACCAATTATGATCAATTCAAGAATATTCTTCCTTATTCGAGTGAAATGTTTGGAGTATATCAACCATTAATTGGCTGGAAATCAAAAAGAATATTGAAGCGTATAGAGAAATTTGCCCAGTTACAAAATGAATTTTTGCTGGATCAGCTGACGAAACATTTTGTAAGTGAAACATCCATAGCAGACGTTGATTTACGGAGTTGCCTGTTAGAAAATCCTCATTTTGATTTGGGGGAGTTCTCACCTTCGGGTAAATTGTTTAATCAACGCTCCATTTTATTACAAGAGCTGCGTAGAAGATTACAAAAAAAAATAGTTAAAAATGTTGATGAATGGCGTCAGTTTATTGCGGATAATGATTTAAAACGTATCCTTCATGAACATGTTTTCAACCATTATAAGGAAGAATTCCATGACAAATGTGAGCGGGTTGGTACTTTAAGATCGAATCCCGGCGAGACGAATGACGGACAATTTCAACGGGTTATGCAACGTAAGGAAGATCTTTATCAGCAACTTGTTACTCAATTGAAAATTGAATCGATTATTGCAAGAGTTATTATGGAATTGGTTAATAATCAATCTGTTGCTCCATTGAATAAAATATTTTATTCCAATGCCAAATACAACAGCAAGGAAGCATTTTGGGCCATTGTAAAGAACTATTCTGAGGATTACAAAGACCCCTACCTGACGTTTGATCCTAAAAAAGATATCGATAATGTCTCTTTATCACCGTTAGGTATCGTACACTTATTTCGACAGTATTTTTTTGAATTTGATACGTTTCTTGGCTCACCGACAGGTCATGTTTGGTTAGCCCCAGGATCCACAGTAGAGCTCATTGAAATCAGTACACGGAAAACAATTACTGAAAAAACATATGAAACTGAATATGAATCGATTACAAAGACGGAAAAAAGCACCACTGATCAAGATGAAATCAGCGAAGCTGTAAAACAGGAGAATAAAAACGATTTAAAATTAGGTTTTTCAACTACTGTTAACCAATCATGGGGAACAGGCAGTGCTTCTGCTACGGGTAGTTTAAATATGGATAGAACGCAACAGACAGCACGAGAAACAACGCATATAAAAATGCGTGAACAAACGCAAAAACTTTCTTCAGAAATTCGGGAAAATTTCAAATCTACCTTTAAAACCATCACTGAAGAAATGAATACTTCTAGCAAACGTTATGTTCTATCCAATAATACCCCTGATTTGATTAATTATGAATTACGTAGAAAAATGCGTCAGGTGGGGGTTCAGGTTCAGGATATTGGTAGTTTTTTATGTTGGGAAACTTTTGTTGATGAACCCGGGGAGGATTTAGGATTGTCTACATTAGTGCATATTGCCAAGCCTGCTGATTTAATTCCTAAACCAGTCATAACAGAAACTGTACCTCCTCCGGATACATCAACTAATTTTACTGCGCAAGCTGTTTGGGATTTTGGTGATAACAGAAAGAATAATAAAGATTTTCCTGAATTAGGATTTGTTCCCTTGACTACTTTTCCAGTTCCACCTCCTCCTGATGGTTTTGAACTGCAAAAATCAAATTATCCTGATCGTTATATTAATATTAAATATGTCTCACATAGTGGTGAAGATTCTGAAAATGCGATTTGGGCTTTTAATGGCAAATTTACTCCAGATTTTTCACAAATTGAAATAGGGGTTATCACTGCACCAGACGGATTGGAATGGGATGAGCGAATTGATTTTGTTGTAGGAGGGACACTGCATTACACTACCTCAGCAGCAAAACTTGCTGAAATTGCTGCAAGTAATGCGTCCAAAAAGGCTGCAGCCGTTGATATTGATATTGCTAATGCTGAGAAAACGCGACAAGCTTTTCTGGCCGCTGCTAAAGAACGAATCGAGATGGCCAGCAATATTACCAAACGTAAATATGAAGATTTACGAGAAGAAGAACGTATTATTGTTTATCGTCGTTTGATTAAATCCTTGATGACCGATATTCATTATCAGGTAAAAACAGAACCTAAAACCTTACATGTATTATCCGAATTAATTAATTCTATTTTTGATGTCAATAAAATGCTTTATTTTGTTGCTCCTGAATGGTGGAAACCACGTAAAAAATTCAGTCAATATTTGGGAGTAGGTGATTTTCAAAGTTTGACGGCGGACTCGGTAAATTGGTCAGATAATGTGGCAAGAGAAGATAATTATTTAATTACTGATAAGTCACAACCCGCGCCAATGGGAAGTTCTCTTGGATGGTTATTGCAATTGGATGGAGATAATTTGCGAAATGCATTTCTCAATGCGCCTTGGGTCAAGGCAGTTATCCCGATTCGTCCCGGCAAAGAACGTGCAGCGATAAATTGGTTAAAAAATGTCAATGTGGAAGGGGCTGATGGTTTGGATGCTGCATATGCCGCACCACAATCTGAATTGGACGAAATCAAAGCTAAATTATTGGCCATTGATCCGGCGGATGAAGTAGGATCCCATACCCAAGTAACTATTAATGATGCCATTCGCTTTTTGTGTACTCAAGTTGCACAAAAACATGAAGAATCCAATAAAACGGATCATTATCCTAAAGGGGCAGAAATTCATGATGATGATAAAGTTTCAGCAACCCCGATTGATAAAGTCTATGAATATGGCTTTTATCCTCTGCAAGGAAGCTTTCGTTATGATCCCGGGAATCCTGATCCCAATAATCCTGATAGAAATTTTCAGGTGTTTGATCAATGGATAGAAATACTGCCTACGGATCAGGTAGTACCCGTTAAGGTCACTTATAATCCTCTTACGGGAAGACAGGAACCTCCGGTATAA
- a CDS encoding N-acetylmuramoyl-L-alanine amidase has translation MVGPVAPAVRQMDNYGEEVSNAFDDAENEFFSSGKHFMKDDVINLISKSGYFRVDSYENTSAIDRHYVVFFFNKKNYDMTKNPEVFEVHGTLAQRYIELHRNQPNITDFPIDNDRPLKVDSNYVISVESESALVWSNATNKVTQRKYSEYKPANENTLVAFTEEYPITDTNINFKNWKNSNLQSLSTRGAGRPTQILLHETAGMNMDASAAFNVPAHFLIGNIKDNKGTIFQMVDIAANVPHGEITNSRAIGIEFVNAPFDIWEQVQDPNNPQRSIDKIPRVKSNFGLTSSTQGIYLHVEKINIKDVTINKPVQFIPLEFSDVEENGFFEVKIPEDKLLNKTALLAFKINGKEIAIEKDKIVTIQYCKPGKFEHLKYLVELLYGNDLIKDADFEEGEFWKGVYYDPEQDKTFYIYQKLFTETITTTVNPAGKMIKKMIMHFTISLVEPCIFCHAQIGHHVDGYLQGLYLYLRIYEELSIKATLQYMIFFLTSEKTSAEKIPLELSEETTVTRTSEINSATNAETNIDIQFSKPVSPAIIKINNFLEIDIDAAKAKFP, from the coding sequence ATGGTCGGCCCAGTAGCACCTGCTGTTCGTCAAATGGATAATTATGGCGAGGAAGTCAGCAATGCTTTTGATGATGCTGAAAATGAGTTTTTTTCCTCGGGGAAGCATTTTATGAAAGATGATGTAATTAATCTGATTTCAAAATCAGGATATTTTAGAGTGGATTCCTATGAAAATACGTCAGCAATTGATCGCCACTATGTTGTTTTTTTCTTTAATAAGAAAAATTATGATATGACCAAAAATCCGGAAGTATTTGAAGTTCATGGTACTCTTGCTCAACGGTATATCGAACTTCATAGAAATCAGCCTAATATCACGGACTTTCCAATTGATAACGATCGTCCATTAAAAGTAGATAGCAATTATGTTATTTCAGTAGAAAGTGAATCAGCACTGGTATGGAGTAATGCCACCAATAAGGTAACGCAAAGAAAATATTCTGAATATAAACCGGCTAATGAAAATACATTGGTTGCTTTTACTGAAGAATATCCCATTACTGATACGAATATTAATTTTAAAAATTGGAAAAATTCTAACTTACAAAGCTTATCTACCAGAGGAGCCGGCAGACCTACGCAAATTCTTTTACACGAAACAGCCGGTATGAACATGGATGCTTCAGCTGCTTTCAATGTGCCCGCACACTTTTTGATTGGGAATATTAAGGATAACAAAGGTACTATCTTTCAAATGGTTGATATCGCGGCCAATGTTCCTCATGGGGAAATTACTAATAGCAGAGCCATTGGCATTGAATTTGTTAATGCGCCATTTGATATTTGGGAACAAGTTCAAGATCCGAATAATCCTCAAAGATCCATTGATAAAATACCCCGTGTTAAGTCCAATTTCGGTTTAACCAGCAGTACCCAGGGTATTTATCTTCATGTGGAGAAGATTAATATTAAAGATGTGACCATTAACAAACCGGTTCAATTTATTCCATTAGAGTTTTCTGATGTCGAGGAAAATGGGTTCTTTGAAGTTAAAATTCCTGAAGATAAGTTATTGAACAAAACAGCCTTATTGGCGTTCAAAATAAACGGCAAGGAGATCGCGATTGAGAAAGATAAAATTGTGACGATTCAATACTGCAAGCCTGGTAAATTTGAACATTTAAAATACCTGGTTGAACTCTTGTATGGTAATGACTTAATTAAAGATGCTGATTTTGAAGAGGGAGAATTTTGGAAAGGTGTTTATTATGACCCTGAACAAGACAAGACCTTTTATATTTACCAAAAACTTTTTACAGAAACGATAACCACGACAGTAAATCCGGCAGGAAAAATGATCAAAAAAATGATCATGCATTTTACGATCAGTCTGGTAGAGCCTTGTATTTTTTGTCACGCCCAAATTGGTCACCATGTTGACGGATATTTACAAGGTTTATACTTGTATTTAAGAATTTATGAAGAATTATCGATTAAAGCAACCTTACAATACATGATATTTTTTTTAACTTCAGAAAAAACAAGTGCAGAGAAGATCCCTTTGGAACTAAGCGAAGAAACTACAGTAACTAGAACTTCAGAAATCAATTCAGCAACTAATGCAGAAACTAATATTGATATTCAGTTTTCAAAGCCTGTAAGTCCAGCAATAATTAAAATTAATAATTTTCTAGAAATCGACATTGACGCTGCGAAAGCCAAGTTTCCATAG
- a CDS encoding dihydrofolate reductase family protein: protein MRKIVVLSFITLDGVMQAPGGPEEDPTGGFKHGGWVFPYFEEFLGKVMDKQMGHPFDLLLGRKTYEIFAAYWPYIKDDPIADKFNRVKKYVVSTTLGTLSWPNSVLINENINEEIRRLKAEDGPELQIYGSGILIQTLLEQDLIDEFWLKIFPITLGGGKRLFDKGTLPAGFKLLESGVSPSGVIVASYARAGEVRVGSFAQDKPSEAELIRRKKLKDETK from the coding sequence ATGAGAAAGATAGTTGTTTTATCATTTATAACTCTTGACGGAGTCATGCAGGCTCCTGGCGGCCCAGAAGAAGATCCCACGGGAGGATTTAAACATGGAGGCTGGGTCTTTCCTTATTTTGAGGAGTTCCTTGGCAAAGTGATGGACAAACAAATGGGACACCCCTTTGATTTATTGCTTGGCAGAAAAACCTATGAGATATTCGCTGCTTATTGGCCCTATATAAAAGATGACCCGATCGCAGATAAATTCAATCGTGTAAAAAAATACGTTGTCTCGACAACGCTTGGGACTCTTAGTTGGCCGAATTCTGTTCTTATCAATGAAAACATTAATGAAGAAATTAGAAGGCTTAAAGCGGAGGACGGGCCTGAATTGCAAATTTATGGTAGCGGTATTCTTATTCAAACACTTCTGGAGCAGGACCTCATCGATGAATTTTGGCTAAAAATATTTCCTATCACGCTTGGAGGTGGCAAACGTCTATTTGATAAAGGTACGCTCCCGGCTGGGTTCAAATTGTTGGAAAGTGGAGTCTCCCCAAGTGGGGTTATTGTTGCCTCTTATGCGCGAGCAGGAGAGGTTAGGGTAGGGTCTTTCGCACAGGATAAACCCTCAGAAGCAGAACTTATTCGTCGTAAAAAACTTAAAGACGAAACAAAGTAA
- a CDS encoding OmpP1/FadL family transporter, which translates to MRRSHLYLTLSSFFMASPVLATSDFNLPFVNTAGLGVAYADWATAASDASTAYTNPAGLVKLTHQQIVGNALGIIGTARFTGTATTPTFPFPFPVVQSGEAKSQIKAFLPSFYYSAPLNQRLSFGFNLTTPFGLGTNYGSTRSAIARYATTRAQVVGIDAGPSLGVKITDRFSLGAGFDALHLSFTLNNMYGPPVSFPFDSRLENHLSGWGYGWHGGALFDFSPETRIGLSYYSRISLTTTGHSTVHAPAVGPEVVVFSTNQQKTKAALPARGELSLQHDFTKRWTGMATVFYTHWSTFKQITMENTQTPMGITLPVTIPFNYHNCFDYAVGATYKATEKILFRGGLQFMSTPSNDRDRGIADPVGSATILAVGAHYQQDEHLGYDVGVGHSFFNPMSVNLITPLTALKGHTHTQTTAIGGQITWAFA; encoded by the coding sequence GTGCGTCGGTCTCATTTATACCTAACGCTTTCTTCATTCTTCATGGCTTCACCAGTATTAGCGACGTCCGATTTTAATCTGCCTTTTGTTAACACGGCAGGATTAGGGGTGGCTTATGCCGATTGGGCTACTGCAGCCAGTGATGCGAGTACGGCGTATACAAATCCGGCGGGGCTAGTTAAACTGACTCATCAACAAATAGTCGGTAATGCATTGGGTATAATAGGCACGGCTCGATTCACAGGAACTGCAACGACCCCAACATTTCCCTTTCCATTCCCTGTCGTTCAATCTGGTGAAGCAAAGAGCCAAATTAAGGCTTTTCTGCCATCATTTTATTATTCTGCCCCTTTAAACCAGCGCCTATCTTTTGGTTTTAATTTAACGACTCCATTTGGATTGGGTACGAATTATGGTTCTACACGTTCCGCTATAGCGCGTTATGCTACTACGCGTGCTCAAGTTGTGGGAATTGATGCAGGTCCAAGCTTAGGGGTAAAAATAACCGATCGTTTTTCTCTTGGAGCGGGATTCGATGCGCTGCATCTATCATTCACCCTAAATAATATGTATGGCCCTCCTGTTTCTTTTCCTTTTGATTCAAGACTAGAAAATCATTTAAGTGGCTGGGGGTATGGCTGGCATGGGGGGGCTTTATTTGATTTTTCACCCGAAACCCGGATTGGTTTAAGCTATTATTCTAGAATCTCACTTACTACAACGGGACATAGTACGGTTCATGCACCTGCAGTCGGACCCGAAGTTGTCGTTTTCAGTACCAATCAACAAAAAACAAAAGCGGCTTTACCCGCCCGAGGCGAATTGAGTTTGCAACATGATTTCACAAAACGTTGGACAGGAATGGCCACTGTCTTTTACACCCATTGGAGTACCTTTAAACAAATAACCATGGAAAATACGCAAACGCCGATGGGAATAACACTTCCAGTTACAATTCCTTTTAATTATCACAATTGTTTTGATTATGCAGTTGGGGCTACATATAAGGCAACTGAAAAAATATTATTCCGTGGCGGGCTTCAATTTATGAGCACTCCCTCAAATGATAGAGACAGGGGTATTGCTGATCCTGTGGGGAGCGCTACCATTTTGGCTGTAGGGGCTCATTATCAACAAGATGAGCACTTAGGATATGATGTTGGGGTGGGACATTCGTTCTTTAACCCGATGTCAGTGAACCTTATCACTCCGTTGACTGCTCTTAAAGGACATACCCATACCCAAACAACTGCAATAGGTGGACAAATTACCTGGGCATTTGCATAG